The following coding sequences are from one Mustela lutreola isolate mMusLut2 chromosome 5, mMusLut2.pri, whole genome shotgun sequence window:
- the LOC131831262 gene encoding LOW QUALITY PROTEIN: olfactory receptor 2M5-like (The sequence of the model RefSeq protein was modified relative to this genomic sequence to represent the inferred CDS: inserted 2 bases in 1 codon), whose product MMSGNETETTDFILLCFFSEFKYITSMVFIILLVFMVAFTGNTIFILFIWLYSNLHTPMYFLLTQLSLMDLTLTSSIVPKMAANFFSGWHSISCKACGMQIFFFLAVDIAECILTLMCFDHYVAIXDPLPYLVIINPKVFSQMITMFWAGGALTSLGQTTFILHFNICSPREIPHFFCEVMAVLRIVCEDISAYEKAVVITSVFVLLLHLSFISSSYVLIFLSVLRMNSPEGRNKALATCSSHLCVVCLYFGPGMCIYMRPGSAKTPKLNQGFFLFETVLTPLLNPLAYSLRKKEVLRALKKLMGKCQSFR is encoded by the exons ATGATGAGTGGGAATGAGACAGAAACCACAGATTTCATTCTCCTGTGCTTCTTCTCTGAATTTAAATATATCACATCCATGGTCTTCATCATTCTCCTGGTCTTCATGGTTGCCTTCACTGGCAACACTATTTTTATCCTCTTCATTTGGTTGTATTCCAAtctccacacccccatgtacttcctTCTCACTCAGCTCTCCTTAATGGATTTGACTTTGACCTCCAGCATTGTCCCAAAAATGGCAGCCAACTTCTTCTCCGGATGGCACAGCATATCATGCAAGGCTTGTGGGATgcaaattttcttcttcctagcTGTGGACATTGCAGAATGCATCCTAACTCTCATGTGCTTTGATCATTATGTGGCTAT TGATCCTCTTCCATACCTAGTCATCATCAACCCTAAGGTTTTCTCACAGATGATCACCATGTTTTGGGCTGGAGGGGCACTTACTTCCCTGGGCCAGACTACTTTTATCTTGCATTTTAACATCTGCAGCCCCAGAGAGATTCCCCACTTTTTCTGTGAAGTCATGGCTGTGCTTAGGATCGTCTGTGAGGATATCTCAGCCTATGAAAAGGCAGTGGTGATAACAAGCGTTTTTGTTCTGCTGCTGCACTTGTCTTTTATCTCATCTTCCTATGTTCTTATATTCCTTTCTGTACTCCGAATGAACTCCCCAGAAGGCAGGAACAAGGCTCTGGCCACATGTTCCTCTCATCTCTGTGTAGTGTGTCTCTATTTTGGTCCAGGCATGTGTATCTACATGAGACCTGGATCTGCCAAGACTCCAAAGTTGAATCAGGGCTTCTTTCTGTTTGAAACTGTCCTCACTCCCCTCCTAAACCCACTTGCCTACAGTCTTAGGAAAAAGGAAGTTCTAAGGGCACTGAAAAAGTTAATGGGCAAATGTCAGTCCTTCAGGTAA